A stretch of the Nakaseomyces glabratus chromosome L, complete sequence genome encodes the following:
- the SMN1 gene encoding Smn1p (CAGL0L02607g~Ortholog(s) have cytosol, nucleus localization), with product MLWLVFLLFVKVIGAFPTEQFFSTSEYAASLELRPIKLGKINFLHTTDTHGWLGSHLLQRDFNADWGDFISFVELFRKNRINSKNQDLIVLDTGDKRDGNGLSDATSLVGMNSSVIFNEMDFDLLTLGNHELYTEEASILEYYGTALSGKFKDKYVSSNVEFIDDKGSKHAFGNKYLCFKTTNTKTKILALSFIFDFKRYNRKTIVTPAIQEIKKPWFSDMVKSYTEDDIDMVLVFGHIPARGEADDELLSIHKELRKYYPNIVIQYFGGHTHIRDFKIMDDKSTCLQSGKFSETVGFLSIDNLDSQNVTFSRRYLDFSKRSFKFHAGVKSLTTTLGDSVSKAISKLRTHLGLNEIIGYVPHTFYMSARPLNSSENIYNLLSTKVLPLLETPKGLFSHSRIIMINSGSVRYDLYKGPFTKDTEYIVMPFPNFWKYIRLPLKVAIQIEPALNNGPVIAHLVPPEGRVGSKLVASSQKCPFVTNPKLSEGFTTVDDAGCDGDDTPHRSQYYHDIPNVVQCIQVHDEEPDTIVDFIYYSFMEDSVITAINFILGQLEGEDHKNVTRGDTLHYGGRATKELLKAYIKSI from the coding sequence atgctGTGGTTGGtgtttttattgtttgtGAAGGTTATTGGTGCCTTTCCGACAGAACAGTTCTTTAGTACTAGTGAATATGCTGCATCGCTAGAATTAAGACCTATAAAATTAGGTAAGATTAATTTTCTGCACACGACAGACACTCATGGTTGGTTAGGGTCTCATCTGCTGCAGAGAGATTTTAACGCTGATTGGGGCGACTTCATATCATTTGTGGAATTGTTTCGCAAGAACAGAATAAATAGCAAGAACCAGGATCTAATTGTGCTTGATACTGGAGATAAGCGAGATGGCAATGGTTTGAGCGATGCCACTTCTTTAGTAGGTATGAACTCGTCAGtcatttttaatgaaatgGACTTTGACTTATTGACATTGGGGAACCACGAATTGTACACTGAAGAGGCTTCAATATTAGAGTATTATGGGACAGCTCTTTCTGGTAAGTTCAAGGACAAATATGTTTCGAGCAATGTCGAATTCATTGATGACAAAGGTAGCAAACACGCATTTGGTAATAAATATTTGTGTTTCAAAACTACAAATACCAAGACCAAAATTTTAGCGctatcttttatttttgattttaagAGATATAATCGTAAAACAATAGTAACACCAGCAATacaagaaataaagaaacCTTGGTTCTCCGATATGGTTAAATCATATACAGAAGATGACATAGATATGGTACTAGTGTTTGGTCATATTCCTGCTAGGGGTGAGGCTGATGATGAACTTCTATCGATACATAAAGAACTCCGAAAGTACTACCCAAATATTGtcattcaatattttggCGGCCATACCCACATTAGAGATTTCAAGATTATGGATGATAAGTCAACATGTCTACAAAGTGGAAAATTCTCAGAAACTGTTGGATTTTTATCCATTGATAATTTAGATAGTCAAAATGTTACTTTCTCAAGAAGATATTTGGATTTTAGTAAAAGGTCATTTAAGTTTCATGCAGGCGTGAAGTCTTTGACCACAACGCTAGGTGATAGCGTTTCGAAGgcaatttcaaaacttaGAACGCATTTAGGACTAAACGAAATTATTGGGTATGTACCCCATACGTTTTATATGTCTGCCAGACCATTAAACTCATCAGAGAATATCTATAATTTATTGTCAACCAAAGTTCTCCCTCTATTAGAAACGCCAAAAGGTTTATTTTCACATTCTAGGATTATTATGATAAACTCTGGTTCAGTAAGATATGACTTATATAAAGGTCCATTTACTAAGGATACTGAATATATCGTGATGCCTTTCCCTAACTTTTGGAAATATATTAGGTTGCCACTTAAAGTAGCTATTCAGATTGAACCAGCGTTAAATAACGGGCCTGTAATCGCCCATTTAGTACCACCTGAGGGAAGAGTTGGTAGTAAATTGGTAGCATCCTCTCAAAAGTGTCCTTTTGTGACTAATCCGAAATTAAGTGAGGGTTTTACTACAGTTGATGATGCAGGTTGTGATGGGGACGATACTCCACATAGATCACAATATTATCATGATATTCCTAACGTGGTTCAATGCATTCAAGTACACGATGAGGAACCTGATACAATTGTGGATTTTATATACTATAGTTTTATGGAAGACAGTGTCATCACTGCTATTAATTTCATATTAGGGCAGCTTGAAGGAGAAGATCACAAAAATGTTACTAGGGGCGACACTCTTCATTACGGTGGTAGAGCAACAAAGGAACTTTTAAAGGCATACATCAAATCAATTTAA
- the CDC4 gene encoding SCF ubiquitin ligase complex subunit CDC4 (CAGL0L02629g~Ortholog(s) have protein binding, bridging activity, role in negative regulation of mitotic DNA replication initiation and SCF ubiquitin ligase complex, nuclear envelope localization): MKALEFPLAEIPIPFKYQLAAKRNRPLGNSKRRHDVDGGADRKRMKICLDDMQDGVGRTPSSLEVLVRATNTPNETDINDKSLCSTEDGTCDNISMLSAPPTAVVSNTSSNPAVSTIPPTSVDTTGANANVAVSTPSTVSNPKVTTGLVTSGSANESNVNNSMAVDTAAESGIMLDDGALPLSPIASTPGSASPILKSMDLIEEYKDKERAETERLLATIKASLGAVNMNHLIYSLLSGMHRSELSDISTLLRDNLKRDFVTSLPLEITLKILNKLPFESISNCLQVSKSWNRLINGTPALWKHLLLSESFVSKDSFDKKYPVENNKLDPPFDNDSRYRQDFLMNCSILQNWYNPDFIPQRTTLKGHMTSVVTCLQFEDNYVITGADDKMIRIYDSITKKFLIELSGHDGGVWALKYAGNGILVSGSTDRSVRIWNIHLGKCTHVFKGHTSTVRCLDIVEHEGVKYIVTGSRDNTLHIWKLPQMSDSNIDEGMPNVYSNNGPLFFHSPEENPYFVGVLRGHIASVRTVSGHGRIVISGSYDNNLIVWDIIQMKCLYILMGHTDRIYSTIYDYKRNRCISASMDSTIKIWDLQNIWNNGECVNVTNATVPCTKITGPMMTLQGHTALVGLLKLSDKFLVSAAADGSLRGWDSSDYSRKFAYHHNNLSAITTFYMTDNILVSGSEGQFNIYNLRTGKLIHSNILNDADQIWSVNFKGNILVAAVEKDGQSFVEILDFSKKQVTFSSALHNENQVECVTDSSSSSLPSADLSTSLPDRPYSSGSTYSYSSNAIVSSSE; this comes from the coding sequence ATGAAGGCTTTGGAGTTCCCGCTAGCGGAGATACCGATTCCATTCAAGTACCAGTTGGCGGCCAAGCGAAACAGGCCTCTTGGAAATAGCAAGCGCCGGCACGATGTTGATGGGGGTGCGGATCGGAAGCGGATGAAGATATGTCTGGATGATATGCAGGATGGAGTTGGGCGTACTCCCAGTAGTCTGGAGGTATTGGTGCGGGCTACGAATACTCCAAATGAGACAGACATTAATGACAAGTCGTTGTGCTCGACTGAGGATGGGACGTGTGACAATATTAGTATGTTGTCAGCGCCTCCAACAGCAGTTGTGAGTAACACTTCATCTAACCCAGCTGTATCAACTATTCCACCGACTAGTGTTGATACAACAGGTGCAAACGCTAATGTTGCAGTTTCTACACCGTCTACGGTGTCGAATCCAAAAGTAACTACAGGTTTAGTAACTTCTGGTTCAGCTAATGAAAGTAATGTTAACAACTCCATGGCTGTGGATACTGCTGCAGAGAGTGGTATAATGTTAGATGACGGGGCTCTACCGTTATCACCAATAGCGTCCACTCCAGGTTCAGCATCCCCAATACTCAAGTCTATGGACCTCATTGAAGAATACAAAGATAAAGAACGAGCTGAAACTGAGAGACTTCTGGCAACAATCAAAGCCAGTCTAGGAGCAGTTAACATGAACCACTTGATTTATAGTCTTCTATCCGGAATGCATAGAAGCGAATTATCTGATATTTCAACGCTTTTGAGAGATAATCTTAAGAGAGATTTTGTTACATCTTTACCATTGGAGATTACCTTAAAGATATTAAACAAACTACCATTTGAGTCGATAAGCAATTGTTTACAAGTATCAAAAAGCTGGAACAGATTGATTAACGGAACACCGGCATTATGGAAGCATCTATTACTGTCAGAAAGTTTTGTCTCTAAGGATTCGtttgacaaaaaatacCCTGTTGAGAATAACAAGTTAGATCCACCATTTGATAACGATTCAAGATATCGCCAGGACTTTTTGATGAATTGCAGCATATTGCAAAACTGGTATAATCCTGATTTTATACCCCAAAGAACTACACTAAAAGGTCACATGACCAGTGTTGTGACATGCTTGCAGTTTGAAGATAACTATGTTATTACTGGTGCCGACGACAAGATGATAAGAATATATGATTCCATAACAAAGAAATTTCTCATTGAGCTAAGCGGGCATGATGGTGGTGTCTGGGCGTTAAAATATGCTGGAAACGGAATTTTGGTTAGCGGGTCTACCGATAGAAGCGTCCGGATCTGGAATATTCATTTAGGGAAATGTACACATGTCTTTAAAGGTCACACTTCAACTGTCAGATGTTTGGACATAGTTGAGCATGAAGGTGTGAAGTACATCGTTACTGGTTCTAGAGATAATACTCTGCATATATGGAAATTACCCCAGATGAGCGATAGTAATATAGACGAAGGTATGCCAAACGTTTATAGTAATAACGGACCATTATTTTTCCACTCTCCAGAGGAAAACCCATATTTTGTTGGAGTATTACGTGGGCATATTGCGTCTGTAAGAACTGTTTCTGGTCACGGAAGAATTGTCATAAGTGGTTCCTATGACAATAATCTGATCGTTTGGGATATCATACAGATGAAAtgtttgtatattttaatgGGGCATACGGATCGTATTTATTCTACAATTTATGACTATAAGCGCAATAGATGCATATCCGCAAGTATGGATTCGACCATCAAAATATGGGACTTGCAAAACATTTGGAACAATGGGGAATGTGTAAATGTTACAAACGCTACTGTTCCTTGTACAAAAATAACTGGGCCAATGATGACACTACAAGGACATACTGCTCTGGTAGGATTATTAAAGCTTTCTGACAAATTCCTGGTAAGCGCAGCTGCAGATGGTTCTTTGCGTGGTTGGGATTCTTCTGATTATTCCCGTAAGTTTGCTTATCATCATAATAACCTGAGTGCTATTACAACATTTTACATGACTGACAATATACTTGTGAGTGGATCTGAAGGTCAATTTAACATTTATAACTTAAGGACAGGTAAATTGATTCACTCTAATATACTCAATGATGCAGATCAAATATGGTCCGTTAATTTCAAGGGTAATATTTTGGTAGCTGCTGTTGAGAAGGATGGACAAAGTTTTGTTGAAATTTTagatttttcaaagaaacaagTTACGTTCTCATCCGCATTGCACAATGAGAATCAAGTTGAGTGTGTAACTGATTCTAGTTCTTCGTCTTTACCTTCGGCAGACCTGTCTACTTCGTTGCCTGATAGACCGTATAGCTCCGGAAGCACCTATAGTTATAGTTCAAATGCTATAGTCAGCTCATCTGAATAA
- the STE13 gene encoding Ste13p (CAGL0L02651g~Ortholog(s) have aminopeptidase activity) — translation MSKSHRRKNSQLFLQNKNSSNSVLPQQPASNQSSDEVVRSGSVQPFFDLEREVDLFGFEDVSASELNHPIRNNGSNRLSEDFEPLSQWSNWYLNGKYNYKRRPYFLLVIGVIMLLTMGTLLSYIYWHGPTATERQDPSDFIPDLDDPGSRRNIFTIEEILHGEFSIKEETFHFIDPPEWLKSHDQDPGLYFTVEQKTGQMEFIARQLFDRTFEQKIGKVTFEFEGKRYTTSSIQINYPLTKAIIATNMEKQYRHSSKAYYWLLDIHSGKYTPIRPKEIKDRLVYLNYAHFSPHYNYIDFNYNNDLYFFGVESPSTVYRITNDGSNIILNGITDWVYEEEVLSTDRSVWWAPDDSRFIFTKLNDVNVSTYEIDKYALKKENKDKNYVEYPVPGSPNPTIELYQFDISAGVLYTVTTDLELDQPILYYAKFVSPTQFLYKVTDRTSRYLKVKVYELDQNKVHLLNAMDTAAFNGWVEKSKNVFSIPPNKVSKDFGFLDIHPDRNGFNHIFYYPSMKSSDVKAIQLTFGEWEVSELVGFEYESLKVFFAGNREHPMSQHLYAIDLSKENKHESLELLQDPNKKLDYYSFEISKSGRFAKARYLGPKPLKVKAGSLLEVLDVDSAENNNNNVLSLSDDSNFNESLRTYDLPKTSYSSILLNDGTEINIVEIKPSYIDPERKYPILVSVYGGPGSKTYTTKSSVFFEQAVAQGLDTIVLQIEPRGTGGKGWEFKSWARKNIGHWEPKDIIETTKKYIELNSPHIDTDKVAIWGWSYGGYTTLKTIEQDSADTFKYGIAVAPVTDWLSYDSIYTERYMGLPDLNEEGYENAKIKNISAFEKLTRLFVIHGTADDNVHIENTFSFVDKLNEHSLSNYDMHIFPGSDHSISHHNGSRVLFRKLYNWIKLAFHPRAFQ, via the coding sequence ATGTCCAAGTCTCACAGGAGGAAAAACAGCCAGTTATTTCTACAAAACAAGAACTCTAGCAACTCTGTGCTACCTCAACAGCCAGCAAGTAATCAGTCTTCAGATGAAGTGGTTCGCTCAGGATCTGTGCAACCATTCTTCGATTTAGAAAGAGAGGTTGATTTATTTGGCTTTGAAGATGTTAGTGCTAGTGAATTGAATCATCCAATTCGCAATAATGGCAGCAACAGATTGAGTGAAGATTTCGAACCTTTGTCTCAGTGGAGCAATTGGTACTTAAATGGTAAATATAATTATAAGAGAAGGCCGTACTTTCTATTGGTAATTGGCGTGATAATGCTTCTGACAATGGGTACTTTGCTCTCGTATATATATTGGCATGGTCCAACAGCGACAGAAAGACAGGATCCTAGCGACTTTATACCAGATTTGGATGATCCTGGTTCAAGACGAAATATCTTTACCATAGAAGAAATATTGCATGGAGAATTTTCTATTAAGGAGGAAACCTTCCACTTTATTGATCCACCAGAATGGCTGAAAAGTCATGACCAAGATCCTGGCCTGTATTTTACAGTTGAGCAAAAGACAGGCCAAATGGAGTTCATAGCCAGGCAGCTTTTTGACAGGACTTTTGAACAAAAGATTGGGAAGGTAacatttgaatttgaagGCAAGAGATACACAACTAGTTCTATTCAGATAAATTATCCCTTAACTAAGGCCATAATAGCTACAAACATGGAAAAACAATATCGACATTCTTCGAAGGCTTATTATTGGCTTTTGGATATCCATTCAGGCAAATATACTCCAATAAGACCCAAGGAAATTAAGGATAGGTTGGTTTATTTAAACTACGCCCATTTCTCTCCACATTACAACTACATTGACTTCAATTATAACAACgatctttatttttttggtgtCGAAAGTCCATCTACAGTTTATAGAATCACTAATGATGGCTCAAACATAATTCTTAATGGAATCACAGATTGGGTGTACGAGGAGGAAGTATTGTCTACTGATCGTTCTGTTTGGTGGGCACCAGATGATTCAAGATTTATCTTTACCAAACTTAATGATGTTAATGTATCAAcatatgaaattgataaatatGCGTTaaagaaggaaaataaaGACAAAAATTACGTCGAATATCCTGTTCCTGGCTCACCCAATCCTACCATTGAACTTTATCAGTTTGATATTTCAGCTGGTGTATTATACACTGTAACGACAGATTTGGAATTGGATCAGCCAATCCTTTACTATGCAAAGTTTGTTAGTCCAACACAATTTTTATACAAGGTTACTGATAGAACATCACGCTACTTAAAGGTCAAGGTATATGAACTTGATCAAAACAAGGTTCACCTGCTAAATGCAATGGACACAGCGGCATTTAATGGATGGGTGGAAAAGAGTAAAAATGTATTTAGTATTCCTCCCAACAAAGTTAGCAAAGACTTTGGTTTCTTGGACATTCACCCGGACCGTAATGGATTCAatcatatattttattaccCTTCTATGAAGTCTTCTGATGTTAAAGCAATCCAACTAACATTTGGTGAATGGGAGGTTTCAGAACTGGTTGGCTTCGAATATGAATCATTGAAGGTTTTTTTTGCGGGCAATAGAGAGCACCCTATGTCTCAGCATCTTTATGCCATCGACCTGTCAAAGGAAAACAAACACGAATCTTTAGAATTACTCCAGGACCCCAATAAAAAGCTGGATTATTATTCATTTGAAATCTCAAAAAGTGGAAGATTTGCCAAAGCCAGATATTTGGGACCTAAACCATTAAAGGTTAAAGCAGGCTCCTTACTGGAAGTATTGGATGTAGATTCTGCTGagaacaataacaacaatgtACTTTCTCTATCCGATGACTCAAACTTTAACGAATCGTTGAGGACATATGACTTACCAAAAACAAGCTACAGCTCAATTTTACTAAATGATGGGACTGAAATAAACATTGTAGAAATTAAGCCCTCCTATATTGATcctgaaagaaaatacccTATTTTGGTCAGTGTATATGGTGGTCCAGGTTCCAAAACATACACAACAAAATCATCTGTATTTTTTGAACAAGCTGTAGCACAAGGTCTTGATACAATTGTGTTACAGATTGAACCAAGAGGTACAGGTGGCAAAGGATGGGAGTTCAAGTCTTGGGCAAGGAAAAATATTGGCCATTGGGAACCTAAAGATATTATCGAAACaaccaaaaaatatatcgaATTAAATTCACCACATATAGACACGGATAAAGTGGCCATATGGGGCTGGTCCTATGGTGGATATACAACTCTTAAAACAATAGAACAAGATTCTGCAGACACATTTAAATATGGAATTGCTGTTGCACCAGTTACTGACTGGCTATCGTATGATTCCATATATACAGAAAGATATATGGGCTTACCAGATTTGAATGAAGAAGGATATGAAAATgccaaaataaaaaatatctcGGCGTTCGAAAAATTAACCCGATTATTTGTGATACATGGTACAGCCGATGACAATGTACATATTGAAAATACCTTCTCCTTTGTGGATAAGCTAAACGAGCATAGTCTGTCAAATTATGATATGCACATCTTTCCTGGATCTGACCACTCGATTAGCCACCATAACGGATCAAGGGTCCTATTCAGAAAACTATACAATTGGATAAAGCTAGCCTTTCATCCTCGGGCGTTCCAATGA
- the RFC1 gene encoding replication factor C subunit 1 (CAGL0L02673g~Ortholog(s) have DNA clamp loader activity, chromatin binding activity, role in UV-damage excision repair, leading strand elongation, mismatch repair, mitotic cell cycle and DNA replication factor C complex, nucleus localization) yields MVNITDFFGKQKGATPKRKVVKKPEVIDLDDDDDDILGAIVDEPEEQETKPAETKKEIPVIEKKQLPTSPPVVEKKAIVAKEEAKPIAKPATPKSNKPVTAQDVLDSIPSLDLNTVHVKENATFDFRQSKQQSNDSGMAMDVDIPEGQDNCLLGLTIVFTGTLPSIERGAAENLAKRYGARVTKSISKKTSVVVLGDEAGPKKLEKIKDLGIKAIDEEGFKQLIAGMPADGGSGDAAEKAKQKLEEQEREAIRQAEEMDREEKQKKMAREREMAKLKKQNPNSITTTREPVREQDKLWTVKYAPTSLQQVCGNKTSVNKLKTWLSNWEANKSNGFKTPGRDGTGIYRAAMLYGPPGIGKTTAAHLVAKELGYDVLEQNASDVRSKSLLNGGVKNALDNFSIVGLLQNDKTANSNGTKFVIVMDEVDGMSGGDRGGVGQLAQFCRKTSTPLILICNERTLPKMRPFDRVCLDIQFRRPDANSIKARLMTIAVREKFKLDPNVIDKLVQATRGDIRQIINLLSTVSKTSKTINHENISEISAAWEKNIALKPFDIAHRLLDGSIYTELGSQRFSLNDKIMLYFDDFDFAPLMIQENYIHTRPSVLKPGQSHLQAVADAAESISQGDLVERKIRSSEQLWGLLPLHAVLSSVRPASKVAGQMAGRINFTTWLGQNSKMGKYYRLLQELQYHTRLSTSANKFGFRMEYMPLLKKRLLNPLVKRGSDAISDVIQLLDDYYLTKEDWDIIMEFMVGPDNTDAIIKKIPTAVKSAFTRKYNGMTHPVAIYRTGSSVPVSGGSRETPDFEDVVDADDAVPAAEEDTQDDNDLKKDKLIKQKARPKKRAAPAKGAAKKKKQKV; encoded by the coding sequence ATGGTAAATATTACTGATTTCTTTGGCAAGCAGAAGGGAGCCACGCCGAAGCGTAAAGTGGTGAAGAAACCCGAAGTTATCGATCTggatgatgacgatgatgacATTTTGGGAGCCATTGTCGATGAACCAGAGGAGCAAGAAACTAAGCCCGCTGAAactaagaaagaaattccAGTTATAGAGAAGAAACAATTGCCTACATCACCCCCAGTAGTAGAGAAGAAAGCTATTGTCGCGAAGGAAGAAGCTAAACCTATAGCGAAACCAGCAACTCCAAAGTCCAATAAACCAGTTACAGCTCAAGATGTACTTGATAGTATACCCAGTTTAGACTTGAATACTGTACATGTTAAGGAAAATGCAACTTTTGACTTTAGACAATCCAAGCAGCAATCGAATGACAGCGGGATGGCCATGGATGTGGATATACCGGAAGGCCAAGATAATTGTCTACTAGGACTTACGATTGTATTCACAGGTACACTTCCTAGTATTGAGAGAGGAGCGGCTGAGAATCTAGCGAAACGGTATGGTGCCCGTGTCACCAAATCAATTTCTAAGAAGACATCCGTTGTGGTACTTGGGGATGAAGCAGGTCCAAAGAAACTTGAAAAGATCAAGGACCTTGGAATCAAGGCTATTGACGAAGAAGGATTCAAGCAGTTGATCGCAGGTATGCCAGCAGATGGTGGTTCTGGAGATGCTGCAGAGAAGGCTaaacaaaaacttgaagagCAAGAGCGTGAAGCTATTAGACAAGCTGAGGAAATGGATAGAGAGGAGAAGCAGAAAAAAATGGCGAGAGAGCGTGAGATGGcgaaattgaaaaagcaAAATCCTAATAGTATCACCACGACAAGGGAGCCAGTCAGGGAGCAGGATAAACTTTGGACGGTAAAATATGCTCCTACTAGTCTACAACAAGTGTGTGGGAATAAAACCAGCGTTAACAAACTGAAAACATGGCTGAGTAACTGGGAGGCGAACAAATCTAATGGTTTTAAAACCCCGGGTCGTGATGGAACTGGTATATATAGAGCAGCTATGCTATATGGGCCTCCTGGTATAGGTAAAACTACAGCAGCTCATTTGGTTGCCAAGGAGTTAGGATATGATGTTTTAGAACAGAATGCATCAGATGTTCGTTCTAAAAGTCTGTTAAATGGTGGGGTCAAGAATGCTCTAGATAATTTCTCCATTGTTGGTCTGTTACAGAATGATAAGACTGCCAATTCAAATGGAACGAAATTCGTCATAGTTATGGATGAAGTAGACGGTATGAGTGGTGGTGATAGAGGTGGTGTTGGCCAATTGGCACAATTTTGTAGGAAAACATCTACCCCACTAATCCTGATATGTAACGAGAGGACTCTACCAAAAATGAGACCATTTGATCGAGTTTGTCTAGATATTCAGTTCCGTAGACCTGATGCCAATAGCATAAAGGCAAGATTGATGACTATCGCAGTGAGAGAGAAATTTAAACTGGATCCAAACGTTATTGACAAGCTTGTACAAGCTACAAGAGGTGATATTAGACAAATTATCAATCTTCTTTCAACAGTCTCAAAGACATCAAAGACAATAAATCATGAAAATATCTCAGAGATCTCAGCTGCCTGGGAAAAGAATATTGCTTTGAAACCTTTTGATATTGCTCATAGACTCCTTGATGGTAGTATTTATACCGAACTAGGATCACAGagattttctttaaatgataaaattatgttatattttgatgattttgattttgcGCCATTGATGATACAGGAAAATTACATTCACACCAGACCATCTGTCTTGAAGCCAGGTCAAAGTCATCTACAGGCTGTGGCAGATGCTGCGGAGAGCATTTCACAGGGTGATCTTGTTGAAAGGAAAATTAGGAGCAGTGAACAACTCTGGGGATTGTTACCTCTTCATGCAGTTCTTTCATCAGTACGTCCAGCATCAAAGGTTGCCGGGCAAATGGCTGGTAGAATTAACTTCACAACATGGCTGGGTCAAAACTCAAAGATGGGTAAATATTACAGATTACTACAAGAACTTCAATATCATACCCGCCTGAGCACATCAGCAAATAAGTTTGGATTTAGGATGGAGTATATGCCACTACTGAAGAAAAGGTTATTGAACCCACTTGTCAAGCGGGGCTCTGATGCCATAAGTGACGTTATCCAATTGTTAGACGATTATTACTTAACTAAGGAAGATTGGGATATCATAATGGAATTCATGGTAGGACCTGACAATACTGACGCCATCATAAAGAAGATACCAACAGCTGTCAAAAGTGCATTTACAAGAAAGTATAATGGTATGACACATCCTGTGGCAATCTATAGGACTGGATCTTCCGTTCCTGTTTCGGGAGGTTCCAGGGAGACACCAGATTTCGAAGACGTTGTCGACGCCGATGATGCAGTACCCGCTGCTGAGGAGGATACTCAAGACGATAATGATCTCAAAAAAGACAAATTAATTAAACAAAAGGCTAGACCCAAGAAAAGAGCAGCTCCTGCCAAAGGAGCAgccaaaaagaagaagcaaaaggTTTAG